AATGATCGGCCCGATGTTTGAGCATAACATGCGCAATGTCATGCTCACACTCATGTCAGACCTCGAGAGCCCGGGGACCATTGCGGAAATCCCGCGCATGTTCACTGATACTGAATTCCAGAAAAAATGGGTAGCCAAGCTCAAGGACCCGGTGGTGAGGGCGTTCTGGGAAAAGGAAATGGCAAAAACCACTGATTTCCACAAGTCGGAAATGCTCGGATATCTCATTTCAAAAGTGGGCAGGTTCGTGGAAAATACCATGATGCGCAACATCATAGGCCAGACACGCTCAGGGTTTGACGTCCAGGAAATCATGAACAAGCAGAAAATTCTCCTCGTAAACCTCTCGAAGGGGCAGGTGGGAGAAGTGAATTCGTCGCTTCTTGGCCTCATCATCGTCTCCAAACTGCAGATGGCGGCATTTGCGCGCGCAGGATTGCCGGAAGAAGAGCGGAAAGATTTCTACCTTTATATTGACGAGTTCCAAAACTATACGACCCCCTCCATTGCTACTATTCTTTCTGAAGCGAGGAAATACCGGCTGAATCTGACGCTTGCACATCAATATCTAGGCCAGCTCGTAGACAAGCAGGATACGAAAATCCGCGATGCGGTGCTCGGGAACGTCGGTTCTATGGTGGCGTTCCGCATCGGCGTGGAGGACGCTGAAATCATGGCAAAGGAATTTGCGCCCGTGTTCGGAGAGTACGACGTGGTGAATGTTGACCGCTTTAACGCCTACATCCGGCTCTTGATACGCAATACTGCCTCCCGCGCATTCAGCATGGCCACCTATCCGCCGACCGTGGGTAATGCGAAATTGGCCGCGACCATCAGGGAGCTGTCACGCTTGAAGTACGGGCGCGACCGGCTGATCGTGGAATCGGAAATCCTTGAGCGCACCAAGCTCGGAGAAGCGGCAAAGCCGGCAGATACGGCGACGATTGAGAGAACGCTGTAAGTTGCTATATTGATTTTATCTTTTCGCATTTATTCACTTTTCTATTGTCATTCCCGCCCCGTATCGCGGTACGGGGCAAGCTCCAACGGGAATCTAGAAAAAAATAAAAAATCGATCGTTTTTTTGTATGTTTGGTTTCTGGATCCCCGATCTCGGTCGGGGATGACATTAAACGTTTAATTGTATAAACTGTTGAGTATTTATTTTGTGTCTGGATCTGATTGGATTTTTATCACTTTTGGAGGGATCTTATTTTTTGCCCTCATAACCCATGGTTATGCGGGCATTATTGCGGCATCATGGGTGCCGACGTGGGGGAAAGATTATGGCAGGATAATAAAGGCGTTTGAAGGGCTTCAGGAAGGCACGGTCATTGACCTAGGCTGCGGCGGCGGAGGCGTCATGCGCGCACTCGCGAGGGCATATCCGAACGTGAATATCATCGGGTATGAGATTTCAGTTCCCGCATGGTTAATTGCTAAATTGTTAAATTGTTTATTGGGATTGAGGAGGAGATGTGAAGTGCGGTGGCAGAATTTTTATAACGTCTCGTTGCGCGAAGCGGATGCGGTCTATTGCTTTTTAACGCCCATGGCAATGAAAAAGCTCAAACCAAAATTCGAGCGCGAATTAAAGCCCTCTGCAATCGTGATTTCCTACGCCTTTCAGGTGCCCGGATGGGAAGGGGAGCGGCTGGCGCAGAGTTCTTCAGTGCCGATTTATAAATACCGTCGGCCATAAGACGATCTGTTTTGGGGAACAGGCATATTGACCTTATGCCTGTTTTTTGTTTAAGTGTAGGTGAAAATAATAATAAAAGAATTGAAAAACGGAGGATAAGATAATGAAAAAACAGAAAAAGAAAAGACCATCTTCAAGGGTCAGGATTAAAGAGTCCATTGAAAAGTACCTTGAAGAGATCGGGGGGTTTTCGCCATTACCTCCCGAAGAAGAAATAGCCTTGGCGAAGCGCATTCGTAGTGGCGACGAGGATGCCTTTGATAAACTTGTCAAAGCTAATCTGCGCTTTGTCGTCACTGTCGCCAAGGAATATCAAGGTCATGGGATGACTTTGATTGATCTCATTAGCGAAGGAAATTTCGGCCTCATAAAAGCGGCGCAGCGTTTTGATGAGACACGCGGCTTTAAATTCATCACCTATGCCGTGTGGTGGATCCGCCAGTCAATTTTGCAGGCTCTGGTGGAACAGTCAAGAGTCGTCCGGCTCCCTTTGAATAGAATCGGAGCCATCAACAAAGTCGGACGAGCGCTTGAAGCTTTGGAAAAAGAGCACGGGCGCGAGCCAAGCATGGAAGAGATCGCCGATAGAATGGAAATGACTTCTTTCGAAGTTGCCGACGTACTCAAAACTTCGGCGCGCCATCTATCATTGGATGAGCCATTCAAAGAGGAAGAAGGGAACAGCTTATTGGCTGTTCTTGAAAGCGATCGCTATGAGCCGCCTGATATGGGATTGACGCAAGAATCTTTAATGCAAGAAATTCAAAATGTATTAAAGACTCTACCATCCGATAGAGAAGCTGAGATCGTCAAGCTTTATTTCGGGTTGGATGGGGAGCATCTAACCATAGAACAAATTGGTAAGCGTTTTACGCTCACCAGAGAACGGGTACGGCAAATTAAAGAAAAAGCGTTGCGGCGCTTGCGACATCGGTCGCGCTCGGAGCGACTGAGAAAGTATCTAGGTTAAAAAAGCCCTTATGTATCAACATGAGGGCTTTGCACATATAACTATTCGCATGATGCAGAGTATTTACTTATTATTTCAGTGCGGATTGTTGTATTCTCCCATAGTTATTGATATACTACTAATTGCTGTAATACTAATAAAATAAATATGCTTAATGACACAAAAAAGATAGAATTGGTTCGGCAGTATGTGGAGAGCGCGAGTTTGAGCCTGCAGGAGGCCAAACAGCTCCTTGAAGACATGACTGGCGTGCACGCGACCAGCCAGGCGCTTGAGAAAGCGCGCGCCGCCGGCGCCATTCTCTCGTCCTCTGACGGATCTAATGTGATTGAAGGGGTCTTTGACGGCCAGCAAATGGTAGGGCCGGACGGGAAACAGTATTCCATGCCGGCCAATTACGCATCGAAATCAAAGCTCGTGGAAGGGGATCTGCTGAAACTTACCATCGCGCTCAATGGATCATTTATTTATAAACAGATCGGCCCGGTGGAAAGGAAGCGGCTGCGGGGGAAACTCATCCAGGAAGAGGAGACAGGGGAGTTTCGCGTGCTTGCCGAAGGGAGATCCTATAAAACGCTCATGGCGTCCATTACGTATTTTAAAGGGAATGTGGGAGACGATGTGGTCATTCTGGTCCCGCGCGACAAGATTTCCTCATGGGCTGCGGTTGAAAATATTATTTCCGCCGGATCCGGTGATTTCCAAGACGAACCAATAGAAGAAGGCAAGGTGGGAGAAAAAGCGCCTCCTAAAGAGCTCAAAGATGAACAGGTGGAAGAAGAGGAAGAAACAGAGGTAGAAAAAGCGCCTGCAGAACCCAAAGATGAGCAGGAAGAAGAGGAAGAAACAGAGCCGGATGAGCCTAAGCTTGCGCCACCTCCGAAAGAGGAGTTACTATCAACTGAAGAACCAAAACCCGAACTGAACGCCCCGCAGGTCCCCCCCGCTGTTCCTCTCCAGACACCCGCACCTGCGCCGGTAATCCAGTTTGATGATGATAAGGATGAGTTTGAGGAAATCTAATTCGTAGAAGCCATACACGCCATTACCACGCCACTATACGCCAAATATTTCCCTTAATTATCTCTTCCCTAAGGGGGGAGAGCTTTTTCAATGTTGTGTATGCGTACTATTCAGGATAAAATTATGCGTGTTAAGGCGTCGTAAAGGCATATAAATGCGATTGAAATATGTTAGCGTTATACCGTAAATACCGGCCGGCAAAATTCAGCGAGCTTATCGGCCAGGACATGATCCGCGATACGCTACTCTCGGAAGTGGCCAATAAGATGCTTGCGCACGCGTATCTTTTTACTGGTCCTCGGGGATTAGGAAAAACCTCTACCGCGAGGATTTTGGCTGCGGCCGTGAATTGCGAGCGCCTGAAAGACGGAGAGCCCTGCGGCGAATGCAGTCGTTGTGTCGCGATTAGGGGCGGGAGATATCTCGATCTCATTGAAATCGATGCGGCATCGCAAACGGGCGTGGATAATGTGCGGGAAAATATCATTGAGAGCGCGCGGTTTATCCCCCAAGCTGGTCCTTATAAAATCTACATTCTTGACGAAGCGCACATGCTTTCCACTTCCGCGTGGAACGCGCTTTTGAAAACCCTTGAGGAACCTCCTTTAAGCGTCATATTTATTTTTGCGACCACTGAATCGCGCAAAATCCCGGATACCATCCTTTCGCGGTGCCAGCAATTCAGGTTCCGCCCTGTGGAGCACGAGGTGCTGAAAAAAAGGCTTGTGAGTATTGCCAAGGCCGAATCCATAATAGTTGATGAAGAGGTCTTTGACGAAGTTGCGCTGCGCGCGGGCGGCTACGTACGCGATGCTGAATCGCTTCTTGGGCAGCTGTTTTCTTTAGGGGGAAAATCTGTCACGTGGAAGGACGCGCAGGTTATTTTGGAGCGCTCATCACTGGAGAGTGTTTCTTCTTTCTTAAAAACGCTCCTCAAGGGGGATGCTGAAAATGCGTTTCAGCAGCTGAATGAGCTTCAAGAGGAGGGTGTGGACGTGCCGCGGTTTACCTTAGACCTCTTGGAGGCGTTGCGCGCCATGCACTACCGCGCGATTACCGAAGACAACCATCCGTTGTACATCAGGCGCCACGGGAAGGCAGGCATTGCCATGATCGGGGAAATGTTGAAACTCCAGCATGACCAGGCAATATTGCGCAAAGCGTTGGGAATAATCATTGACCAGTTGGATAAATCGCGTGAAGTGCCAAGCGACCTTGTGTTAGAAATCATCGCAGGCGATCTTGCGCACCATTTTAGCGTTTCATCCGGCAGCCAAAGCAACACTCATAACGAGAATGTTAGTGCTCAGTCTGGGTCCTCACCGCTCGGAATGCACAATTTTTCTGCGGACGCGACCAAGCCGCTTGAACGCTTAAGCCTGTCTGAAACAGGCTTAAGTCCTCGAAAAATTGGCATTCCTTCGCGTCGCATTGAAGCCAGTGAGCAGTTACCTCATAACGAGAATGATCGCACCCTGCCACCGGTTTCCCCAGCCCCTGTGACAGAACAAAAGGACAGGAGTCAGATAAAAAATATTCCTGCTCCTGCGATTAAAGCGAATATAAAGGAGGCAGTGGTAGAGCCAATTTCAGAAACATTGGCTGATGAATCAGCTGAATCAAAACTTGAGTCAAAAAAGCATAACCCTGTCGGCATTACCCTTCATAAAGTCAAAGAATTATGGGAGACAGTCATTGAAAAGGTGCATAAGAAAAATCATGCATTGCCATTCGTCCTTAAATTTGCAGAGCCTCTGGAAGTGCAGGCGAATCAAGTGCGCCTCGGGTGCAAGTACCAATTCCATCATGACCGGCTCATCAATCATGAAAATCGTCTCATAGTTGAGCAAGCGCTCAGCGAGGTGCTCGGCGCGCCCACTGTCATCAAAATTGAATTTGTTGCAGCGCCTATTGCATTGCCAAAACCCGAAGATGCTGCGTTTGATAAAATGGTAAATTTATTCGGCGGGAAGGTGGTGGAGAGGTAAATGCTCACTTCCAAAATTTAACTTTTAATAGTACGCTTCGGGAACTGACAATTTTATTCGGCGTCGCGATCACACAGCTTGATGCGCCTTTCCGCCTCAAAAATTGCAATTCCCTCGCGTTCCTTATTTTTTGGGTAGTGAGCAATTTTGTGGAGGGGAGTTGAGGTGAAAACGAAAGTATGATACCGTGGCTGCGGGCACAGTGTATTCGGGGATCGTCTAATGGTAGGACAGCAGGCTCTGGACCTGCTAATCTTGGTTCGAGTCCAAGTCCCCGAGATTAATTTGAATTATAAAAATCGTAATAAATATATTCCTATGACACGAGAAATGCAAGAAAATAATTCTCGGGAATTCGATTCAGTGCCCACGGCAGTGGATTGGGTACGGAGCCAGTTAGGAGAAGCTGGTATATATGGCGGTGATATCACTCTAAATTGTGAAGTAACAGAGGAGGTAAAGAGTGAGCTAAGAAAGATCTTCCATAGTAAGCCGAGGTGCGCAAAATGTATTGTGACAAATGTAGAGGGCAATCCAAATATGGCGCATATCGAGATAATTCGTGATGAGGATAAAGTGTGAAAATAAATTATAATAAATATAAAGAACGACATGGCTACAATACATAAAAAAGTCTGGAAAGAATATTTTAAGGAGATCGTCTCTCATAAGAAAAAATTTGAGCTGCGCCTTGCGGATTTTGAGGTCCGTGAAGGCGATACGTTGGTTCTGGAAGAATGGGACCAGATTAAGAAAAAATATACCGGCAGGAGAGTGGAGGTGACTGCCACGTATGTCCTCAGGACCAAGGATCTGCACTTCTGGCCGCAAGCAGAAGTTGATAAACATGGGTATCAGGTTATCCAGTTTGAAGCGAAAAAGGGTGCATAAATATGTGGCCAAAATGCTGTATGTTGGCCACAATACGAGTTAGAACATTATGAAGAATAAGGGAGCCATTGGGGATATATTAATACGAAAGGCTAACAAGGAGGATATTGGCGCCATTGTGCGTCTGAACAGTTTGCTTGCCGATTATCATCACGACCTTGATCCTTACTGGAAGACGGGAAGTCGTGTCAGAAAATCGTATAGAAAAATTTTTGTTAAGGAGTTGAGGAGAAGAAACATACGGTATTATGTTGCGGAAGATAAGGGGAGGGTAGTGGGTTACTTCTGTGCGCTTATTAAGGCAGCGTCTTCTACGGTGAATACGAAGCACATAGGGCATATCCGGATTGGTTTTGTGCAGAGGGAATATCGCGGCAAAGGCATTGGGCGAGAAGCAGTCAAGATTTTTTTGGATTGGTTTAAACAGAAAAAGATTCGCTATGTCGAGCTGAATGTTGATGCACGGAATGCCCTGGGAGTGAGCGTATGGAAGCGTTTTGGGTTTAAAGAATGCATGAAAAGGATGCGGCTTGAATTATCTGGGGAATAGGATATATTATTCTCTATTATCATGTGGCTCATTTGCAGCAAATGAGCCACATTGAGCCTTTCGTAAAACTGCGAAAACTAAGCGTAAAAACTAACCTTATTTTATATGAGCTTGGCATTTACTAAGCGTTTTTTTATCTCTCTGGGGATCATGGCGACTGTTTTGATATTCGTTGTTTTATATAAGACATATACTCCCTCGGGGACGCCAGTGCAACCAAGTCAGACGGATAATGCGGTTAAGCAGTCCAATAATGGTGTGATTGTTCCTGTTCAAGAAGTACCCCATCCGGTATCCCTGCAGGCGCTGATGGAAAAGGAGTATAACGGCAGCGAGTTGACGCTTGGCGAGGTGCTGGTGGAAAATGAAGCCTATACCCGTTATTATGTTACCTATAAAAGCGGCGCGCTCACGATATCAGGCATCATGAATATACCGAAAAAAGGCGGCCCTTTCCCTTTGATTATTCTTAACCATGGGTACATAGATCCCGAGGTATATACGAACGGACGCGGCCTAAAGCGCGAACAGGATTATCTGGCGC
This genomic stretch from Patescibacteria group bacterium harbors:
- a CDS encoding class I SAM-dependent methyltransferase, coding for MSGSDWIFITFGGILFFALITHGYAGIIAASWVPTWGKDYGRIIKAFEGLQEGTVIDLGCGGGGVMRALARAYPNVNIIGYEISVPAWLIAKLLNCLLGLRRRCEVRWQNFYNVSLREADAVYCFLTPMAMKKLKPKFERELKPSAIVISYAFQVPGWEGERLAQSSSVPIYKYRRP
- a CDS encoding RNA polymerase sigma factor RpoD/SigA, whose translation is MKKQKKKRPSSRVRIKESIEKYLEEIGGFSPLPPEEEIALAKRIRSGDEDAFDKLVKANLRFVVTVAKEYQGHGMTLIDLISEGNFGLIKAAQRFDETRGFKFITYAVWWIRQSILQALVEQSRVVRLPLNRIGAINKVGRALEALEKEHGREPSMEEIADRMEMTSFEVADVLKTSARHLSLDEPFKEEEGNSLLAVLESDRYEPPDMGLTQESLMQEIQNVLKTLPSDREAEIVKLYFGLDGEHLTIEQIGKRFTLTRERVRQIKEKALRRLRHRSRSERLRKYLG
- the dnaX gene encoding DNA polymerase III subunit gamma/tau encodes the protein MLALYRKYRPAKFSELIGQDMIRDTLLSEVANKMLAHAYLFTGPRGLGKTSTARILAAAVNCERLKDGEPCGECSRCVAIRGGRYLDLIEIDAASQTGVDNVRENIIESARFIPQAGPYKIYILDEAHMLSTSAWNALLKTLEEPPLSVIFIFATTESRKIPDTILSRCQQFRFRPVEHEVLKKRLVSIAKAESIIVDEEVFDEVALRAGGYVRDAESLLGQLFSLGGKSVTWKDAQVILERSSLESVSSFLKTLLKGDAENAFQQLNELQEEGVDVPRFTLDLLEALRAMHYRAITEDNHPLYIRRHGKAGIAMIGEMLKLQHDQAILRKALGIIIDQLDKSREVPSDLVLEIIAGDLAHHFSVSSGSQSNTHNENVSAQSGSSPLGMHNFSADATKPLERLSLSETGLSPRKIGIPSRRIEASEQLPHNENDRTLPPVSPAPVTEQKDRSQIKNIPAPAIKANIKEAVVEPISETLADESAESKLESKKHNPVGITLHKVKELWETVIEKVHKKNHALPFVLKFAEPLEVQANQVRLGCKYQFHHDRLINHENRLIVEQALSEVLGAPTVIKIEFVAAPIALPKPEDAAFDKMVNLFGGKVVER
- a CDS encoding DUF3850 domain-containing protein; protein product: MATIHKKVWKEYFKEIVSHKKKFELRLADFEVREGDTLVLEEWDQIKKKYTGRRVEVTATYVLRTKDLHFWPQAEVDKHGYQVIQFEAKKGA
- a CDS encoding GNAT family N-acetyltransferase, whose translation is MKNKGAIGDILIRKANKEDIGAIVRLNSLLADYHHDLDPYWKTGSRVRKSYRKIFVKELRRRNIRYYVAEDKGRVVGYFCALIKAASSTVNTKHIGHIRIGFVQREYRGKGIGREAVKIFLDWFKQKKIRYVELNVDARNALGVSVWKRFGFKECMKRMRLELSGE